Proteins found in one Dehalococcoidia bacterium genomic segment:
- a CDS encoding M20 family metallopeptidase encodes MEKLKALTIEGVDARREELIELSLRIHNSPELGFQEVKASGWLTEYLERNAFEVEKGICQLPTAFRGSYGSGKPTIALLAEYDALPEVGHACGHNIIATAAVGAAVALKGIIDQAGGSVVVIGTPAEELYGGKVLMAERGAFDDIDAAMIVHPSVVDMVSIQALACIGLEVEFRGKAAHAAAFPQEGVNALEAMIQAFNGINSLRQHIRERARIHGIITRGGDAANVVPAHTEGSFLVRAVDENYLDELKRKVLNCFEAAALATGASLEYKWTTYYAPLNTNSALAEVFTRNMEALGRNLAPTLERALGSSDVGNVSLLVPTIHPMVRIAPLDVLPHSPEFAAAAASAEGNRGLLDGAKALAMTVVDLVTKSDIMDRIKGEFLATG; translated from the coding sequence ATGGAGAAGCTGAAAGCGCTTACTATCGAGGGAGTGGATGCTCGCCGGGAGGAGCTTATCGAGCTGAGCCTGAGGATCCACAACAGCCCCGAGCTGGGCTTCCAGGAGGTAAAGGCATCCGGCTGGCTCACCGAATACCTGGAGAGAAACGCTTTCGAGGTCGAAAAGGGGATATGCCAGTTGCCAACCGCCTTTCGCGGGAGCTACGGCTCGGGGAAACCGACCATCGCTCTTCTGGCCGAATACGATGCCCTGCCAGAGGTGGGACACGCCTGTGGACACAACATAATCGCTACCGCTGCGGTGGGCGCTGCCGTTGCCCTGAAGGGTATCATCGACCAGGCAGGGGGTAGCGTGGTTGTTATCGGCACACCCGCCGAGGAGCTCTACGGGGGCAAGGTGCTCATGGCAGAACGGGGCGCCTTTGACGATATAGATGCCGCCATGATCGTGCACCCCAGCGTGGTGGACATGGTAAGCATCCAGGCACTGGCCTGTATCGGACTGGAGGTGGAGTTCAGGGGCAAAGCGGCCCACGCCGCCGCCTTTCCCCAGGAAGGGGTCAATGCACTGGAGGCGATGATCCAGGCCTTTAACGGGATAAATTCCCTCAGGCAGCATATCAGGGAGCGGGCACGCATCCACGGCATCATCACCCGGGGCGGCGACGCAGCAAACGTCGTGCCTGCTCACACCGAGGGGAGCTTCCTGGTAAGAGCCGTGGATGAGAACTACCTTGATGAATTGAAGCGTAAAGTGCTAAACTGTTTCGAGGCAGCAGCTCTGGCTACGGGGGCTAGCCTGGAGTATAAGTGGACCACATACTACGCCCCGCTCAATACCAACTCTGCCCTGGCAGAGGTTTTCACCCGGAACATGGAGGCCCTGGGGCGCAATCTAGCCCCCACCCTGGAGAGAGCACTTGGCTCAAGCGATGTGGGAAATGTCAGCCTGCTGGTGCCCACAATTCACCCCATGGTAAGAATCGCCCCGCTGGATGTCTTGCCCCACTCCCCGGAGTTCGCCGCGGCGGCAGCCTCGGCGGAGGGAAATCGCGGTCTCCTCGATGGGGCAAAGGCCCTGGCGATGACGGTGGTGGACCTGGTTACCAAATCGGATATAATGGACCGGATCAAGGGGGAGTTTCTTGCCACCGGTTAA
- a CDS encoding acyl-CoA dehydratase activase, giving the protein MPPVNGIYLGIDVGSVTTKFAALDEEDRLVTSLYLRTQGRPIAMIQQGLRELATRLPPGAQIKGVGTTGSARYLAGVILSADVVKNEITAQAVSALHFVPDVKTVIEIGGQDSKMIVIKEGLVSQFGMNTVCAAGTGSFLDQQAQRLNMPIEDLGKEALKSKKPVSIAGRCTVFAESDMIHKQQMGHSVADIAYGLCRALARNFLHNVGLGMEIRPPIVFQGGVAFNRGMVRAFEETLGTGVIVPPHHEVMGAIGAALLTHEEMSIGGNGTSFSGFALAEADFRTSSFECKACPGVCEISQVFGDGKVLARWGGRCDLWEGMRT; this is encoded by the coding sequence TTGCCACCGGTTAACGGGATATACCTGGGCATCGATGTGGGATCGGTGACCACCAAGTTTGCCGCGCTCGATGAAGAGGACCGGCTGGTCACCTCCCTCTATCTGCGCACCCAGGGCAGGCCCATCGCCATGATCCAGCAGGGGCTAAGGGAGCTGGCGACAAGGCTACCTCCAGGGGCACAGATAAAAGGCGTAGGCACCACCGGGAGCGCACGCTACCTGGCGGGGGTCATATTGAGCGCCGATGTGGTCAAGAACGAGATAACCGCCCAGGCGGTGTCAGCCCTCCACTTCGTCCCCGATGTGAAGACGGTTATCGAGATCGGGGGGCAGGACTCAAAGATGATTGTTATTAAAGAGGGGTTGGTTAGCCAATTTGGGATGAACACGGTTTGCGCTGCGGGCACGGGAAGCTTCCTGGACCAGCAGGCACAGCGCCTGAATATGCCCATCGAGGATTTGGGCAAGGAGGCACTTAAGAGCAAGAAACCAGTTAGCATAGCCGGTAGGTGCACCGTCTTTGCCGAGTCGGATATGATCCATAAGCAGCAAATGGGGCACAGCGTCGCCGATATTGCCTACGGACTCTGCCGGGCACTGGCACGAAATTTCCTTCACAATGTCGGCCTGGGAATGGAGATCCGGCCTCCCATCGTGTTTCAGGGGGGTGTCGCCTTCAACCGGGGCATGGTGAGGGCTTTCGAGGAAACCCTGGGAACCGGGGTAATTGTGCCCCCCCACCATGAGGTGATGGGGGCTATCGGGGCGGCGCTTCTTACCCATGAGGAGATGTCGATCGGCGGCAACGGGACGAGCTTCAGCGGGTTCGCCTTAGCGGAAGCCGATTTTCGTACCTCCTCCTTCGAATGCAAGGCCTGCCCCGGTGTATGCGAGATCTCCCAGGTCTTCGGGGACGGCAAGGTGCTTGCCAGGTGGGGTGGGCGATGCGACCTGTGGGAAGGCATGAGGACTTGA
- the plsX gene encoding phosphate acyltransferase PlsX: MRIALDAMGGENAPREVVRGAVAAAREQGVEVVLVGKRSAIEAELGNHRTKIAIVDASEVVEFADHPAQAIRHKQDSSIVVGMNLLKNGEASAFVSAGSTGAVMAAATLTLKRIKGIERPALGFLFVLPWHSVLLIDVGANADCRPSQLVQFAQMGSVYMERIFGLSRPRIGLLSNGEEETKGNLLVNETHRLLKDTGLNFIGNVEGNDIPRSIADVIVTDGFTGNVVLKTGEGIGEMVLESLHNAVMRRLYTKAIGFTLKRTLRSAIQSLDYAEHGGAPLLGVNGNVIIAHGHSEAKAIKNAVFIAKRSVEQDIVEAIKTGVS; encoded by the coding sequence ATGAGAATCGCCCTGGATGCTATGGGTGGGGAAAATGCTCCCCGTGAGGTGGTACGGGGAGCGGTGGCGGCGGCCCGGGAGCAGGGCGTTGAGGTGGTTCTGGTAGGCAAGCGTAGCGCCATCGAGGCGGAGCTGGGAAACCATCGCACTAAAATCGCCATTGTAGATGCCAGCGAGGTGGTGGAGTTCGCCGACCACCCCGCTCAGGCGATTCGACATAAGCAGGATTCATCCATTGTGGTGGGCATGAACCTTCTGAAAAACGGCGAGGCATCTGCCTTTGTCTCGGCGGGCAGTACCGGGGCGGTGATGGCAGCCGCCACGCTTACGCTGAAGCGTATCAAGGGGATTGAGCGTCCCGCCCTGGGCTTCCTCTTTGTCCTCCCCTGGCACTCCGTGCTCCTGATCGATGTGGGAGCCAACGCCGATTGCAGGCCGAGCCAGCTTGTACAGTTTGCACAAATGGGAAGCGTTTATATGGAAAGGATCTTCGGGCTGTCGCGCCCCAGGATCGGACTCCTCTCTAACGGGGAGGAAGAGACCAAGGGGAACCTTCTGGTGAACGAGACCCACCGGCTGCTGAAGGACACCGGACTTAACTTCATAGGGAATGTGGAGGGAAACGATATACCCCGCAGTATCGCCGATGTTATCGTCACCGATGGCTTCACCGGCAATGTGGTGCTCAAGACTGGCGAGGGGATTGGTGAGATGGTACTCGAGTCGCTGCATAATGCGGTCATGAGACGCCTCTACACCAAGGCGATCGGCTTCACGTTGAAGCGTACCCTGCGCAGCGCCATCCAGTCCCTGGACTACGCCGAGCACGGTGGGGCGCCCCTCCTGGGGGTAAACGGTAATGTAATCATCGCCCATGGGCACAGCGAGGCCAAGGCGATTAAGAACGCCGTCTTTATTGCCAAAAGGTCGGTGGAGCAGGATATAGTGGAGGCAATAAAGACGGGGGTTAGCTAA
- the trxA gene encoding thioredoxin has product MEKPVEVDDNTFDQSVLQAKTPMLVDFWAPSCAPCKAVAPILDDLAEEYKGRLGIVRLNVDEGPRSATRYGISAIPTMLLFKDGKPAGQIVGFRPKAELKKALDEILT; this is encoded by the coding sequence ATGGAAAAACCAGTCGAAGTCGATGACAACACCTTCGACCAGAGTGTGCTTCAGGCTAAAACGCCGATGCTGGTGGACTTCTGGGCACCCTCGTGTGCCCCATGTAAAGCGGTGGCCCCCATACTGGACGACCTGGCAGAGGAGTACAAGGGGCGGCTGGGCATCGTCAGGCTCAATGTGGATGAGGGTCCACGAAGTGCCACCAGGTACGGCATTTCCGCCATTCCAACCATGCTCCTTTTTAAGGACGGCAAGCCGGCAGGTCAGATCGTGGGCTTCAGACCCAAAGCCGAGCTCAAGAAGGCTTTGGACGAAATACTCACCTGA
- the trxB gene encoding thioredoxin-disulfide reductase, whose translation MIIVGGGPAGLTAGLYASRARLRSLLIEKVIFGGQITNAPHVENYPGFPEGISGLELGELMHRQAIQHGLETITAEVHRIGREGGGNTIETTEGEFSARAVIVAAGAELKRLGVPGEERLSGRGVSYCATCDGPFFKDRVVAVIGGGDSAVEEGLVLTRFASRVILIHRRDQLRSSRLLQERAFASEKMTFLWDSVVDEILGDDRVTGLAVRNVKTGDCSRPDVSAAFIYVGQSPNTDCLGNLIKLDEEGRIPTDGRLETEIGGIFAAGDIRKSSARQAITAAGDGATAALSADKFLAEQK comes from the coding sequence GTGATCATTGTCGGGGGCGGGCCGGCGGGGTTGACCGCCGGGCTATATGCCTCACGGGCCAGGTTGCGCAGCCTGCTGATCGAAAAGGTGATCTTTGGCGGTCAGATCACCAATGCCCCGCATGTGGAGAACTACCCCGGCTTCCCCGAAGGCATATCCGGGCTGGAGCTGGGCGAGCTCATGCACCGGCAGGCGATACAACATGGTCTGGAGACCATCACCGCCGAGGTGCACCGGATCGGGCGTGAGGGGGGTGGAAACACAATCGAAACCACCGAGGGCGAGTTTTCCGCAAGAGCGGTGATAGTCGCCGCAGGTGCGGAGCTCAAAAGGCTGGGGGTCCCCGGGGAGGAACGGCTCTCGGGCAGAGGGGTCTCCTATTGTGCTACCTGCGATGGCCCCTTCTTCAAGGATAGGGTGGTAGCGGTAATAGGTGGCGGGGACTCAGCGGTGGAGGAAGGGCTGGTGCTCACCAGATTCGCCTCCAGGGTAATCCTGATTCACCGCCGCGATCAGCTTCGCTCCTCAAGGCTGCTCCAGGAGAGAGCCTTCGCCAGTGAGAAAATGACCTTCCTCTGGGACAGCGTGGTAGATGAGATTCTGGGCGATGACCGGGTCACCGGGCTCGCCGTGCGCAACGTAAAAACCGGAGATTGCTCCAGACCGGATGTATCCGCGGCCTTTATCTATGTGGGACAAAGCCCCAACACCGACTGCCTGGGGAATCTCATCAAACTGGATGAAGAGGGACGCATTCCCACCGACGGGCGACTGGAAACGGAGATAGGGGGAATCTTTGCTGCGGGCGATATCCGTAAAAGCTCAGCACGACAGGCTATCACTGCCGCCGGGGATGGGGCTACCGCTGCCCTTTCAGCAGATAAATTCCTTGCCGAACAGAAATAA
- a CDS encoding acyl carrier protein — MATVFERLKKIIIDQLGVEENQVEPAVSFVDDLNADSLDLVELIMAMEEEFSDDSREIRIPDEEAEGIKTVQEAVDYIKELGIEDE; from the coding sequence GTGGCCACCGTCTTCGAAAGGCTGAAGAAAATCATCATCGATCAGCTAGGCGTCGAGGAGAATCAGGTGGAGCCCGCTGTCTCCTTTGTCGATGACCTTAACGCTGACTCCCTGGACCTGGTGGAGCTTATTATGGCCATGGAGGAGGAGTTCAGCGATGACAGCAGGGAGATACGGATACCGGACGAGGAAGCAGAGGGGATAAAGACGGTGCAGGAAGCTGTCGATTATATTAAGGAACTGGGGATAGAGGACGAGTAG
- the nusB gene encoding transcription antitermination factor NusB has product MLGAKASIQRSGEQINRAKMGTRRKARVIALQALFEVDSVGHDIEGVVSRQVAESSLPEDGVVFVWELVEGVLTNKDRIDSMIQTYAPAWPVAQLATIDRNILRLAIFEILFNNEVPVRAAINEAVELAKTFGSDNSPKFINGVLGTVSAQSSGERG; this is encoded by the coding sequence GTGCTGGGGGCCAAGGCCAGTATCCAGAGGTCAGGCGAGCAGATAAACAGGGCGAAGATGGGGACCAGGAGAAAGGCGAGGGTTATTGCGCTTCAGGCACTATTCGAGGTGGACTCGGTAGGCCATGATATCGAGGGGGTGGTATCGCGGCAGGTGGCGGAGTCGTCGCTGCCTGAGGATGGGGTGGTTTTCGTTTGGGAACTGGTGGAAGGCGTGTTGACAAACAAAGACAGGATTGATAGCATGATTCAAACCTATGCCCCCGCATGGCCGGTGGCACAACTGGCGACTATCGATAGGAACATCCTGAGGCTTGCCATCTTCGAGATTTTATTCAATAATGAGGTGCCCGTGAGAGCGGCCATTAATGAGGCCGTAGAGCTGGCCAAGACCTTTGGCAGCGACAATTCCCCGAAATTCATAAACGGGGTTTTAGGCACGGTGAGTGCCCAGTCAAGTGGAGAAAGGGGGTGA
- the fabD gene encoding ACP S-malonyltransferase → MAEQRGNLAYVFPGQGSQRVGMGRDLYDTFIPAREVFEEADDALGLPLSRLCFEGPAEELAQTVNAQPAILTVSVACLKAASSMAGGLLFPAFMAGHSLGEYTALVAAGVLDFKEAVQLTRQRGRLMQEAGERVPGGMAAIIGLDELSVEEVCQETGAQIANLNSPAQIVIGGSRETLVRAMDLARAMGARRIVPLRVSGAFHSHLMQPAAEGMAQEISQLNFRDSSVPIVVNSTARPVTDAAEIKQELLLQLSSCVQWQKSVEYMVSAGVSTFVEIGPGQVLNGLIKRINQEAQILNVEDASSLRVMSI, encoded by the coding sequence TTGGCTGAGCAACGAGGCAATCTTGCCTATGTGTTCCCCGGGCAGGGCTCGCAGCGGGTGGGGATGGGGCGTGACCTTTATGATACCTTTATTCCGGCCAGGGAGGTTTTTGAGGAGGCAGACGATGCGCTGGGGTTACCCCTATCCAGGCTTTGCTTTGAGGGACCTGCGGAGGAGCTGGCGCAAACAGTTAATGCCCAGCCGGCGATCCTCACCGTGAGCGTGGCCTGCCTGAAAGCCGCTTCCAGCATGGCCGGGGGGCTGCTCTTTCCCGCGTTTATGGCGGGGCATAGCCTTGGTGAGTATACCGCCCTGGTAGCCGCCGGGGTGCTCGATTTCAAGGAAGCAGTTCAGCTTACCAGGCAAAGGGGGAGGTTGATGCAGGAGGCAGGGGAGAGGGTCCCCGGGGGCATGGCGGCAATCATAGGGCTCGATGAGTTATCCGTTGAGGAGGTATGCCAGGAGACCGGGGCTCAGATCGCCAACCTGAACTCACCCGCTCAGATCGTGATCGGGGGTTCCAGGGAAACGCTGGTTCGGGCTATGGACCTGGCCCGGGCTATGGGGGCACGACGTATAGTGCCGCTCAGGGTAAGCGGTGCCTTCCACTCCCACCTGATGCAGCCCGCCGCTGAGGGGATGGCTCAGGAGATCTCCCAGCTTAACTTCCGCGATTCCAGCGTGCCCATCGTGGTAAATAGCACCGCTCGGCCAGTGACCGACGCTGCTGAAATTAAGCAGGAGCTCCTTCTGCAGCTCTCCAGTTGTGTGCAATGGCAGAAGAGCGTAGAGTATATGGTGAGCGCGGGAGTTTCCACCTTTGTTGAGATCGGTCCCGGACAGGTTTTGAATGGGCTGATCAAGAGGATTAACCAGGAAGCGCAGATTTTAAACGTCGAGGATGCAAGCTCGTTAAGGGTGATGAGCATCTAG
- the rpmF gene encoding 50S ribosomal protein L32, whose product MALPKKKTAKERQGKRRAHQALRLPPIDYCPQCHSPKLAHHVCLTCGTYEGREVIEIKAKKKE is encoded by the coding sequence ATGGCGCTACCCAAAAAGAAGACGGCTAAGGAGCGTCAGGGAAAGCGGCGTGCGCACCAGGCGTTGCGTTTGCCACCCATCGATTACTGCCCCCAGTGCCACAGCCCTAAGCTGGCACATCATGTTTGCCTCACCTGCGGAACCTATGAGGGGCGGGAAGTGATCGAGATAAAGGCAAAGAAGAAGGAATAA
- a CDS encoding DUF177 domain-containing protein, translated as MIIDVSQQLKEKVGSERHYSISESGDSPIHGEVSLHRTDRGIFVGGTIETTLKVVCSRCLGSFGQPLTLRIEEEYLSEAEGDAFTIDEHKEIDLNEAVRQYSLLAQPMKPLCRKDCSGLCPRCGHNLNLGPCDCPNGGVEAGLAPVVVYGLRDEDGRS; from the coding sequence ATGATAATCGATGTCTCGCAGCAGCTTAAGGAGAAGGTAGGCTCTGAGCGCCATTACAGTATAAGCGAAAGCGGCGATTCCCCCATCCATGGGGAGGTGAGCCTGCACCGCACCGATCGCGGCATCTTTGTCGGGGGTACCATCGAGACCACGCTTAAGGTGGTTTGTAGCCGGTGCCTCGGTTCCTTTGGCCAGCCCTTGACCCTGAGGATCGAGGAGGAGTATTTATCGGAGGCTGAGGGAGACGCTTTTACCATAGATGAGCACAAGGAGATTGACCTGAATGAGGCGGTGCGCCAGTATTCACTTCTGGCTCAACCGATGAAACCTCTCTGCCGTAAGGATTGCTCCGGGCTATGCCCTCGTTGTGGGCACAACCTGAATCTTGGCCCCTGTGATTGCCCCAATGGCGGCGTCGAAGCCGGTTTGGCGCCGGTAGTGGTCTACGGTTTGCGGGATGAGGATGGGCGCTCTTAA
- a CDS encoding homocitrate synthase, which yields MPKLYFLDVTNRDAVQASRIIMAKLQKTMLNFYLAEMGIHQSEFAFPTVRHERNYIQGNLELKEQGIFGDLVLEGWCRAIVRDVKDSLASGVRDLNISISTSDQMILHKFRGKLDREQVIREMTEAANYAKSNGVKTLGVNAEDASRTDMGYLTEFAQAAREAGADRIRYCDTLGYDTPMSIYERIKALAEKVKIPIELHCHNDLGMAVANSIAGAKGALDAGVDSYINTSVNGVGERAGQTDLISCILALKFGRDMQDCEIADPLDLTVADKLAKYVSYAFGIPIPINQPGVGFNIFAHEAGIHADGALKDRRNYELFEYEILGRGEDARIPTGRIITTGEFGGIAGFRHVCEDIGITLPDDESAKPILELVQFASAHTQLPLTNDELCFIASHPEESRKILTLNP from the coding sequence ATGCCAAAATTGTATTTTCTTGACGTGACCAATCGGGATGCGGTACAGGCATCGCGCATCATCATGGCCAAGCTACAAAAGACCATGCTCAACTTCTACCTCGCGGAGATGGGTATCCATCAATCGGAGTTCGCCTTCCCCACGGTAAGACACGAGCGAAACTATATTCAGGGTAATCTAGAGCTAAAAGAGCAGGGGATTTTCGGAGACCTGGTGCTGGAGGGCTGGTGCCGTGCCATCGTTAGGGATGTGAAGGATTCACTTGCCTCCGGTGTACGCGACCTCAACATCTCCATCTCCACGTCGGATCAAATGATCCTTCACAAGTTCCGCGGCAAGCTGGACCGGGAGCAGGTTATCCGTGAGATGACGGAGGCCGCAAACTACGCCAAGAGCAACGGGGTAAAGACCCTGGGGGTGAATGCCGAGGACGCCTCACGCACCGATATGGGTTATCTCACCGAGTTCGCCCAGGCAGCCAGGGAGGCCGGGGCCGACCGCATAAGGTACTGTGATACCCTGGGCTACGATACCCCCATGAGCATTTATGAGCGGATAAAAGCACTGGCGGAAAAGGTGAAGATACCCATTGAACTCCATTGCCACAATGACCTGGGCATGGCGGTAGCCAACTCCATTGCCGGGGCTAAAGGAGCGCTCGACGCCGGCGTGGATAGCTATATCAATACCTCGGTGAACGGGGTTGGCGAGCGAGCGGGGCAGACGGACCTCATAAGCTGCATCCTGGCCCTCAAGTTTGGCCGGGATATGCAAGACTGTGAGATCGCCGACCCCCTCGATCTCACCGTGGCCGACAAGCTGGCTAAATATGTCTCCTATGCATTTGGCATCCCCATCCCCATAAACCAGCCCGGGGTAGGGTTCAATATCTTCGCCCATGAGGCCGGCATCCACGCCGATGGCGCCCTGAAGGACCGCCGCAACTATGAGCTTTTCGAGTACGAGATACTGGGGCGGGGGGAGGATGCGCGTATCCCAACCGGCCGCATAATCACCACCGGCGAGTTTGGCGGTATCGCCGGGTTCCGCCATGTCTGCGAGGATATTGGCATAACCTTACCCGACGACGAGAGTGCCAAACCTATCCTGGAACTGGTGCAGTTCGCCAGCGCCCATACCCAACTGCCGCTCACCAACGATGAGCTTTGCTTCATCGCCAGCCATCCCGAGGAGTCGAGGAAGATCCTTACCCTAAATCCTTAG
- a CDS encoding acyl-CoA dehydrogenase family protein: MEYFLTEQQKLVKSLARRIAEERILPVRAELDQKEEFPWAIVRDMADSDLFRIFIPEQYEGLGEGSFALCIAVEELSRACCGVALIYAADALGSLPILLYGSDEQKQKYLPDIAAGTKLTGFGLTESGAGSDAAAIKTTATRDGDDYIINGTKQFITNGGEAEIYTIIALTDPSRGNRGSSAFIVEKGMPGFTFGKKEQKMGIRTSATCELVFHNCRVPRENLVGKEGLGFIVTMKTLDVSRPGVGALSVGLAQGALEAAVAYAQQRRQFGQPVSAFQAIQHMLANMAMELEAARALVYAAAKTIDSGARDFTEEGAMAKVFATDMAMKVTTDALQVFGGVGYMRDYPAEKMMRDAKINQIYEGTNQVLRNVIAIQLLKRKAQRE; this comes from the coding sequence TTGGAGTATTTCTTAACTGAACAGCAAAAGCTCGTAAAGAGCCTGGCTCGAAGGATTGCCGAGGAAAGGATACTGCCGGTGCGGGCCGAGCTGGACCAGAAGGAGGAGTTTCCCTGGGCAATTGTCAGGGATATGGCCGATTCAGACCTGTTCAGGATCTTCATACCCGAGCAGTATGAGGGCCTGGGAGAGGGCAGCTTCGCCCTATGCATAGCCGTTGAGGAGCTGAGTCGGGCCTGCTGCGGCGTTGCCCTGATCTACGCTGCAGACGCACTGGGCTCTTTGCCCATACTGCTCTACGGAAGTGACGAACAGAAGCAGAAGTACCTCCCCGATATTGCCGCTGGAACCAAGCTTACCGGCTTTGGCCTGACCGAGTCCGGAGCGGGAAGCGACGCTGCTGCGATAAAGACAACCGCCACCCGCGATGGCGACGACTACATCATCAACGGTACCAAGCAGTTCATAACCAATGGCGGTGAGGCTGAGATATACACCATCATCGCGCTGACCGACCCCTCAAGGGGCAACCGCGGCTCCAGCGCCTTCATTGTAGAGAAAGGAATGCCCGGGTTCACCTTCGGCAAGAAGGAGCAGAAGATGGGAATCCGCACCTCTGCCACCTGTGAGCTTGTTTTCCATAACTGCCGGGTGCCCAGGGAGAATCTGGTGGGCAAAGAGGGACTGGGGTTTATCGTGACCATGAAAACCCTGGACGTATCCCGCCCCGGTGTCGGTGCCCTGTCGGTTGGGCTGGCCCAGGGTGCACTGGAAGCGGCGGTGGCCTATGCCCAACAGCGGAGACAGTTCGGGCAGCCGGTCTCCGCCTTCCAGGCAATTCAGCACATGCTGGCCAACATGGCTATGGAGCTGGAAGCGGCAAGGGCGCTGGTCTATGCTGCAGCTAAAACCATAGACAGCGGAGCCAGGGACTTCACCGAGGAAGGGGCTATGGCCAAGGTATTCGCCACAGACATGGCGATGAAGGTAACCACGGACGCGCTGCAGGTATTCGGTGGCGTGGGCTACATGCGCGACTACCCCGCGGAGAAGATGATGCGCGACGCCAAGATCAACCAGATATACGAGGGCACCAATCAGGTACTGAGAAACGTTATCGCCATCCAATTACTCAAAAGGAAGGCACAGCGCGAATGA
- a CDS encoding electron transfer flavoprotein subunit beta/FixA family protein: MNIVVCIKQVPGTTEIKIDPQTNTLVREGVESIINPFDCYALEEAVRLRERCGGKVTVISMGPPQAEEALRETISLGADEAILLSDRAFAGSDTWATAYVLSRAMTRIADYDVIICGRQTLDGDTGQVGPGLSEMLRIPFVAYVSRVEEIRDGYIRVQRMVEEGYETIEMALPAVITVVKEINVPRLPSLRGSMKAKTAQIPVWSAGDIGVEEDKAGIAGSPTRVVKIFFPKRERKSEMLDGSVEEQVEQLVQKLEGIA, translated from the coding sequence ATGAATATCGTGGTATGTATTAAGCAGGTGCCGGGCACGACGGAGATCAAGATAGACCCCCAGACCAACACGCTGGTGCGGGAGGGGGTAGAGAGCATCATCAACCCGTTTGATTGTTATGCCCTGGAGGAAGCTGTTCGCCTGCGGGAAAGGTGCGGCGGCAAGGTCACCGTCATAAGCATGGGGCCTCCCCAGGCGGAGGAGGCGTTAAGGGAGACCATCTCCCTCGGCGCCGATGAGGCCATCCTGCTAAGCGACCGAGCCTTCGCCGGCTCCGATACCTGGGCCACCGCCTATGTCCTCTCCAGGGCTATGACCAGGATAGCTGACTACGATGTCATTATCTGCGGCAGGCAGACACTGGACGGGGACACCGGCCAGGTAGGTCCCGGGCTTTCCGAGATGCTTAGGATACCATTTGTCGCTTATGTGAGCAGGGTGGAGGAGATAAGGGACGGGTATATCAGGGTTCAGCGGATGGTCGAGGAGGGCTACGAGACCATCGAGATGGCCCTTCCCGCGGTGATAACCGTGGTCAAAGAGATAAACGTGCCCCGCCTGCCATCGCTGCGCGGGTCGATGAAGGCCAAGACAGCACAGATACCCGTATGGTCAGCTGGGGATATCGGGGTAGAGGAGGACAAGGCCGGCATCGCCGGCTCTCCCACCCGGGTGGTCAAGATATTCTTCCCCAAGAGAGAGAGGAAGAGTGAAATGCTAGACGGGAGCGTGGAAGAGCAGGTGGAACAACTCGTGCAGAAGCTGGAGGGTATAGCCTAG